ttatagtagtggttgtcccatttcttgtcccatttccctacatttattagtaatattctaaaacatattattatattcttgtagatattcttagtagtatattctcatacatattagtagtagtatattttattgttcttgtcccatttccctacatttaaacatattatattcttcttatacatattcttagtagtaccttatacatagtattagtagtattaatattttgttagtcatcatgaaaagagaaagcaggcgtgctgaaagcagcaaggctcagtctgccagcagggcttcctctcctcctgtgaaactcaaacgggcaactccttggctgactgctccaaaacagaagcaggacaagcagcaggcagagccactctcttctgcaacttgtgcccggcgttctctttttgagggtgggaatgggaaaagtgcccgtttgcaagaggcacgtggcagcagtgccattagaggaggaggagtatccccaactccttcattctcctttcagcccacgagcccgctgatggacctagacgaggtcctcagcacagtggaggggggggaggaggaggaggcggtgggcctccaggatgtgggggctgaggaggagcagcagcaggccgaggctctctccccagtctcatcccacacccctgtttctgtggcaacaccagagagctcaggcgggcaattggtggtgtcaccacagaaacgaaagacaagcatcgtgtgggaccactttgagttgggagcggatccccgctttgctgtctgtcgccactgcaaactcagcctaagcaggggttcatcgacagggcattatggaaccagcagcatgaagatgcatcttcataggcagcaccaggcgatcttgctggggaaagaggcgggcaaggcgactggttccaggggaaagccgaaggctgctgctggcactgccactctaagctctccatctcccatccccacaagggttaggcaggcaaccctgcaggacatggggtgggggaagtattgacccacaagatggcgttttccaatgcccacccagggtgctactgtgttggggcatctgccgggactgactcctccccaatactagatctatgacatgtcactctgcctgcccctctgctagcctgtcctcctcggtgaccgactcgctgggatggtttgcgtttgcaatgcgtgactaactgcaatgctggcttagaaaccagccatcacttccttgtgcccccagaaatgcccgcagcctgcctgcctgcctgcccgcctcccccggggtgctgctgtggtggggcatctgccaggactgactcctcgcctactctgcctgcctctctgcccgcctggtgcctggtttgctcccaatcgtcctcctctgtgcccctcaaggcgtaactgctggcttagaaagaaacaaccagccatctttgcctcactttgcgcccacttatgggttggtttgctatgcgttagtgctcaagccatccttgcggcactacaatgcatgctgcctgcctgctttccattgatggtgctatataaataaataataataataataataattctccccttcccgccttgcagcgatggtgtatgtgtcttgctttgactcaggggagaagtccttcctgcgctcacttagactttatcaaattcaataatccctttttcaaatgtgccagaagatttagggttatctcgtggcatgttgggattgccttggaactggccccattgagctgtctgcaattgcaactttaaatccctgacatactggagtgttcaaatttcaaaagttcccctaacatcaggggatgatgggattgccttgaaacttggtgtccatggggacacatgggtaagctgtcatgggaccaaaggataggtttctaacgtgcaaattgacgtagttgtagaatgggacttgatttggggtgagttaaaaagtttaagccgcgccaaaaatcaggggatgatgggatttgcttgcaacttggcgtgcatgtggacacatggataagctctcctggtgccgagtttgaggtttctaacatgcaaattgacggagctatcccaaggggtgtgaatggggtgcccgattttcataaattccccaaaaatcaggggatgatgggattgccttgaaacttggcgtgcatgtggacacgtggataagctatcatggtgctgagtttgaggtttctaacgtgcaaattgacgtagttgtagaatgggacaatttggggtgagttaagccatgccaaaaatcaggggatgatgggatttgcttgcaacttggcgtgcatgtggacacatggataagctctcctggtgccgagtttgaggtttctaacatgcaaattgacggagctatcccaaggggtgtgaatggggtgcccgattttcataaattccccaaaaatcaggggatgatgggattgccttgaaacttggcgtgcatgtggacacgtggataagctatcatggtgctgagtttgaggtttctaacgtgcaaattgacggagctatctaaaggggtgtgaattagggttatgggaggtgcgttagagggtagagccgcgccaaaaatcaggggatgatgggatttgcttgcaacttggcgtgcatgtggacacatggataagctgccctggtgccgagtttgaggtttgtaacatgcaaattgacggagctatcccaaggggtgtgaatggggtgcccgattttcaaaaattcgccaaaaatcaggggatgatgggattgccttgaaacttggcgtgtgtgtgtatacgcccatgaggtgtcatggtgccaaacgtgaggtttctaacttcaacggaaaaaaagttgtttacttttttagctttcaatgcaagcctatgggggggcaaaaacggagctccggatccgatccggagctccgagcggagcggagcggaagtgggcggagcgggggcggggcggagcgacccgctccgaaaaatggcggatctgcaagtgaagcggagcggggggtccgtgcacacccctaataaatacatCCATCCTGAGATACTTTAAGGACATTATGTTATCACAGCAACCTGACTTATTctaccccaccccagtttttgtATTGATCATTGCATTGCCTATGTAATTCTGTTCAAAAGATCTTTGATAGAACTATTCATTTATCCTAAAGGAAGAAGTTAGTCAAATGATGTCCATAATTATCCATTACAAAACTACAGGAAGGTGAACAATGTGGATGCCCacacataaataaaacaaaccctTCAGCAACAGCAGGTATGCAACATGCATTTCCTTATgggaaaataactttttttttaaaaaaaaattgagttgAATGAAAATTGTGACTGGCTCCAATCTGAGccattttaacctgttggttgttttattatggttttaatttttgtgacctgcccagagagcttcggctattgggcggtataaaaatgtaataaataaataaaataaataaaatgtaacctTCTAATTGAATGTGTTCTCGTGTGCTTATAATCTTTTAGGCTCTGCCCCAGGACCTGTTTTCACTGCCAAAGCACTGTACTGAAGGCTGAAGTTGTACCTAAGAATGGGCTTCGTTTGAGAATAGGCAGAatactttctctctctgcttAAAATGATCATCTTTAGAGGAACCCTGCGTGCACCTGTGATCAGAAATGGAGGCTTTCAGGGCTTATCTGCAGCTTTTgttccccaacttttttctttttctttttttagagctTAAGCACTTTTCTTTATTGATTCCTCCCCAGAAACgagcaaaatatttttttgcatttcctaTCAGCATTTATCAAAAGTCTTTACTTAGGCCAACATGGCTCCCTCCAGCTTTGCTGGTTGgctgggggataatgggagttgtagtccaacacctctggaagacatcaggttggggggACTTAGGCTAAAGAAAAGCAGGATTTGCAGCTTCCAAGGGCAACTACCCAAGTACTCTTGTCCTTGCACTTTTTCTGTACAATGGCAGCAATAAATGTCGGAGGACAGGGATAGAAGcaggtgggggtggcagggggaagAGATTGAGTGAAAGATGGAGCGTCCGAGTGGATTTTGCAATAAGGCAGGCAAGCTATGCGGGcgtccctttcctccctccccaagcCCAATACTCCTTTCAGCGCAGCCTGGAACTGGGAAAGCTGAGATGGAGTTTGAAGGGAATTTTCATGCCAGACGCTGAAAGTCCCGAggcttgcgtgtgtgtgtgtgtgttttgcagcgGGAAGCTGCTGCCTGTGTGCCGAGAGACGCGTGATGTTTCTCCCGCACTCCAGATGTCGGCGGGCCCCCGAGCGTGGCGGATCCTAGCGTCTCTCCACCCGCAGGTACGTGAGCGGCGAGTAGCAGCCCATCGTGGCGCACCTGCAGGTGGCGACAAATGCCCTTGAAGCTTAGCGCTGTCCGTGGTGCTGAAATACGCGGTGGGCTGGGAAGGCAGCGGGGAGAACGAACCTTGCCGCCGATCGCGAGGCAGGCGGGGAGAGAAGGCGAACGCGACGCTCATTCGCCGCCTGCTTTGCAAAGCGCCGGATTCCAGCCAGAGaagaaggaaggggggatccttcttgcagcggaggctggtgaatccattctgggtttcagtcagaaccagtctaagGGAGCTGTCTAAGTTCAGCGCTTTGGGTAGCTCCTTGAGGCTGgctctgacagaaacccagaatggattcacagccccaccgaaatcggagccaccagccttcttgCCACCtcagaagtccccccccccgcgTTGGGTTGAACTAAGGGAGGGAGAAGCATCGCGTCCTCACCCGTCCTCCTCTCCCCGGCCAGGCACATGTCCAtatcccccccgcccgccccgccGCCAATTCCTCCCGCGTGGCTTTTGGCCAAAGTTTAGCTCATTCTCGTTGCCGGCTCTTGTACTACCGGCCGGGTTAAATCCTTCCCAGCGGGCCAACAGCCCAAAGCGTGGCCGCGTGAGCCACGTTTGGGAGGCGCCTCTCGACTTCCCGTTCACTTTCGAACTAACTTTTTGCTCTTTGTAGCGAAGGTCTTCTTTTGCCGCGGCGCCCCTTGGAGATTTGGGATGGGATGGAGGCGCGGGGGAGGACCGACGTGCCGGGGATTCCGTCTCCTTCCAAAGCTCTGCCTGGTTTAGATGCGCTGGGGCGGGGAGGACAGACGGGGACGGTTCCTTACGGGTGCCCGTCGTtcgtcccctccccctcccctgcctctaTTGAACTGGGAGCtccaaaggggagctgctccaggtTCCATTGGCGACAGGGAGCGTCAGCAGAAAATAATGCAACCCGCGAGAAACACCCCCTAATAAGGCACGAGGTGTgtatatggggtgggtgggggtgggtgagaagagaagggagggggaggggccacgGGAAGGAGTGGGGAAGAAATCCACTCAAAaggagaacgtgtgtgtgtgtgtgtgtgtgtgtgtgtacaacaaAATACTGTAGGCAAGCGAAATCAGCAATACTTAGCGGCAGAGAATGAGcgcgaggggagggaggggagggaaacccCCCGCTCCAACAAGAAGAAGTGGCGTGGGAAACCCAAAGGCCGAAAGCAGAGGAGCAAAGCAGGCAGGGAAAGAGGGAATCAGagcagaggaaaggggggggggcagcacgagagggagcagggagcagcccGCGAGCGctacagaaggggagggggagcggcTGCAGAAAAGagacggcagcggcggcggcgagtGCTAGAgaaggggagcagcagcagaagaagcaaggacgacgacgaggaggaggagggcgggagggGAGCAGAGGAGGAGAGCGAAGagaggctaaataaataaataactatgacCGACGCTGAGAAAAAGaagtgagggagagagaagagcagGGAGCAAAACTGAGCAAGAGAGGAGAGAAACCGCGACGGGAGCTTGAAAGAAGCCCAGCTCAGGCAGCAAGTGAGTGGCGGGGATGCCGCGGGGAGGCTAAGAGAGGGGCAGCCAGGAGCTGGAGGCAGAGAGCGAACGAGCGAGCGAGCCAGAGAGCCAGAGAGCGCGCGCGGGTGCCATCGGgaagccaggggaagggaggcGGCCAGCAGCAAGTGGGCGTCTGCGAAGCAGGGCTCCGGCGCTGCGCAGAGGTGGCGGTCGCGGGAGGGCGGTCGCGGGAGAGGAGCTGCTCGGCGCTGCTCCCGGCGCTGCCCAGCCGGGACGGGATGCAGCCGACGCGTTGGGAGCGGCCGGAGGAGCCGGGCGTGAgcgcagccgccgcctcctcgccTTCGCCCGCTGAGGGGCGGGTGTGAGTCCAGCCGCCGCCCGTTGTCCCTCCCCGCCCCAGCCGGTCCATCCCGTCGGGGGACCATGGTGGTGACCCTCGGGGAGCGCTGTCCGCCGCAGCCGGAGTgaagctgccgccgccgccgcctcctccctctctcccgctCCCTCCACGCCGCCCCCGCGTCCCGCCATGGAGATCCCCAACAGCACGACGGCAGCCGCGGCCAACGGCAGCCAGCCGGCGTCCAGCCCGGCGCCCGCGTTCAGCCTGGGCTACCAGCTGGGCACGTCGGTGGCGCTGGGCGCGCTAATCCTCTTCGCTGTGCTGGGCAACGTGTGCGTGATCGCGGCCATCGCCCTGGAGCGCTCCCTGCAGACGGTGGCCAACTACCTGATCGGCTCGCTGGCCGTCACCGACCTGATGGTGTCGGTGCTGGTGCTGCCCATGGCCGCCCTGTACCAGGTGCTGGGCAAGTGGACGCTGGGCCAGGTGACCTGCGACATCTTCAACTCGCTCGACGTGCTGTGCTGCACCTCGTCCATCCTCCACCTGTGCGCCATCGCCCTGGACCGCTACTGGGCCATCACCGACCCCATCGACTACGTCAACAAGCGCACGCCCCGCCGGGCCGCCGTCCTCATCAGCCTCACCTGGCTGATCGGCTTCCTCATCTCCATCCCGCCCATGCTGGGCTGGCGCACGCCCGAGGACCGCTCCGACCCCAACGCCTGCACCATCAGCAAGGACCCCGGCTACACCATCTACTCCACCTTCGGCGCCTTCTACATCCCGCTCATCCTCATGCTGGTCCTCTACGGGCGCATCTTCAAGGCGGCCCGCTTCCGCATCCGAAAGACCGTGAagaagcagccgcagcagcagcagcagcagcaggacaagGAGGCCGACACTTGCCTCTCCGCCTCGCCCGTCAGCGAGCCCAAGCGGAGCAACGGCGCCCCCCCGCAGCTGGCCAGGGGCTGCCGAAACGCCCTGGAGCCCAAAGGGGCGGCTGGCTCCTGTCTCAACGGCACCGTCCGGCAGGGAGAGGACGGCCCGGTGGCCCCCTCCACCTTGGAGATCCTCGAGGTGACGCCGTCGAACTCCACCAAGGGCCACCTGCCCCtgcccaaccaccaccaccaccaccaccatccccttcCCCAAGGCGGGGCCGCCACGCCGGCCACCGAGCGCAAGAACGAGCCCAAGAACGCCGAGGCAAAGCGCAAGATGGCCCTGGCCCGCGAGAGGAAGACGGTCAAGACCCTGGGCATCATCATGGGCACCTTCATCCTCTGCTGGCTGCCCTTCTTCATCGTGGCCCTGGTGCTGCCCTTCTGTGACTCGGGCTGCTACATGCCGGAGTGGCTGGGCGCTGTCATTAACTGGCTGGGCTACTCCAACTCGCTCCTCAACCCCGTCATCTATGCTTACTTCAACAAAGATTTCCAAAGTGCTTTTAAGAAGATCGTCAAGTGCAAGTTTTGCAGGCAGTGAGGGAGCGGGGGAGGAGAAGCGCCGGCCAAAGCAGACAGACACTTTTCAGGggaggttggtggtggtggtggtggggggggggagaagggggctgtGGGGGTGGCTGGGATAGGGGAAAGGAATGGAGGGCCCGGCGGATTCaaaatcctccccccctccgaaTCTCCTCTGGCTTCACGAACCTTTCCACGCATCTTCTGCTGACCATAGATGCTTTGgggactctcctcctcctcctgctccagccCTATTGAG
This Elgaria multicarinata webbii isolate HBS135686 ecotype San Diego chromosome 6, rElgMul1.1.pri, whole genome shotgun sequence DNA region includes the following protein-coding sequences:
- the HTR1A gene encoding 5-hydroxytryptamine receptor 1A, which gives rise to MEIPNSTTAAAANGSQPASSPAPAFSLGYQLGTSVALGALILFAVLGNVCVIAAIALERSLQTVANYLIGSLAVTDLMVSVLVLPMAALYQVLGKWTLGQVTCDIFNSLDVLCCTSSILHLCAIALDRYWAITDPIDYVNKRTPRRAAVLISLTWLIGFLISIPPMLGWRTPEDRSDPNACTISKDPGYTIYSTFGAFYIPLILMLVLYGRIFKAARFRIRKTVKKQPQQQQQQQDKEADTCLSASPVSEPKRSNGAPPQLARGCRNALEPKGAAGSCLNGTVRQGEDGPVAPSTLEILEVTPSNSTKGHLPLPNHHHHHHHPLPQGGAATPATERKNEPKNAEAKRKMALARERKTVKTLGIIMGTFILCWLPFFIVALVLPFCDSGCYMPEWLGAVINWLGYSNSLLNPVIYAYFNKDFQSAFKKIVKCKFCRQ